In one window of Armatimonadota bacterium DNA:
- a CDS encoding VCBS repeat-containing protein produces MSASHGSTRISIAVAVVALAVLTAAPARTVTLQSGWPQTTGFWVTGSPALADLDGDGDLEVVVGSDDGYVYAWHHDGTAVAGWPQTTGGQVGTSTAVGDLEGDGSLELLVGCRDMYVYAWHGDGIPVPGWPQKTGAQVDSSPALGDLDGDGDLEVVVGSMDGDVYAWHPDGTPVTGWPRSTADGVQSSPALGDLDGDGDLEVVVGSWDGYVYAWHGDGTPVAGWPESTGDTVMSSPALGDLDGDGYLEVVVGSLDHNIYAWHGDGMSVAGWPQVADSVVSSSPALGDLDGDGDLEVVVGSSDFSVYAWHHDGTPVGGWPRSTAWSVRSSPALGDLDGDGYLEVVVGSEDNNVYAWHGDGTAVAGWPQSTGYWVISSPTLGDLDGDGDLEVVVGSLDNSVYAWTCEVPTTDPLPWPMFHHDMRRTGCYRDVPVTRGRLAGQVRDSGTTMPISGATIEAHLGGEPQASTVSDSNGMYMIPGLPAGEYLLVASKYGYATQTKASIVVIAGETTIVNFDLELGAWIIGQVRERDTTINLANATVAAYLDGQLIAMTTTSAGGYYHIETATPSSEYIVSAAKWGYETQTKWHINVVLGQPTYVNFRLAKAPVLKGQVRNRVTGEPVSDAEVVVYREGSYWRRAYTQPPYGIYGFYLTELDLDPGTYKLGALKSGYVAQYKWITIVEGETTYCNFNLEPVTWLKGQVRDGAAQGPLPGATVDVFKDGLLWKSTSSGSHWGIYEIYLTSHDGLPANDCIVRASKQGYVRQYKWGVDIPLGEATYVNFN; encoded by the coding sequence ATGAGCGCATCACACGGTTCGACGAGAATCTCCATTGCTGTCGCAGTCGTGGCACTGGCCGTACTGACCGCTGCTCCCGCGCGGACCGTCACCCTCCAGTCCGGCTGGCCGCAGACGACGGGGTTCTGGGTCACTGGGTCGCCAGCCTTGGCGGACCTGGATGGCGACGGCGACCTAGAGGTGGTGGTCGGATCCGACGATGGCTATGTGTACGCATGGCATCACGACGGTACGGCGGTCGCGGGGTGGCCGCAGACTACTGGCGGCCAGGTGGGCACGTCCACGGCCGTGGGGGACCTGGAGGGCGATGGCTCCCTGGAACTGCTGGTCGGATGCCGCGATATGTACGTCTACGCTTGGCATGGCGACGGCATACCGGTGCCAGGGTGGCCGCAGAAGACCGGGGCACAGGTGGATAGCTCACCCGCACTCGGGGATCTGGACGGCGACGGCGACCTGGAAGTGGTGGTGGGCTCGATGGATGGGGACGTCTACGCATGGCACCCTGACGGCACGCCCGTTACCGGCTGGCCGCGGAGCACCGCCGACGGCGTCCAGAGCTCGCCGGCGCTGGGGGACCTCGACGGTGACGGCGACCTGGAGGTGGTAGTCGGGTCCTGGGACGGTTATGTCTACGCGTGGCATGGGGACGGCACGCCGGTAGCGGGATGGCCGGAGAGCACAGGGGACACTGTCATGAGCTCGCCGGCCCTGGGGGATCTGGATGGTGACGGCTACCTGGAAGTGGTGGTGGGTTCCTTGGACCACAACATCTACGCCTGGCACGGTGACGGGATGTCGGTTGCCGGGTGGCCACAGGTTGCGGACAGCGTTGTGAGCTCTTCGCCTGCTTTGGGAGACCTCGATGGGGATGGCGACCTGGAAGTGGTGGTTGGCTCTTCGGACTTCAGCGTCTACGCCTGGCATCACGACGGCACGCCGGTCGGCGGCTGGCCGCGTAGTACGGCTTGGTCCGTTCGGAGCTCGCCGGCGCTGGGGGACTTGGACGGCGATGGATACCTCGAAGTGGTGGTGGGTTCGGAGGACAACAATGTCTATGCGTGGCACGGCGACGGCACCGCCGTAGCAGGGTGGCCGCAGAGCACGGGGTACTGGGTCATAAGCTCCCCCACATTAGGTGATCTCGACGGCGACGGCGACCTCGAAGTGGTGGTCGGCTCACTGGACAATAGCGTTTATGCGTGGACCTGCGAGGTGCCGACCACCGACCCGCTCCCCTGGCCCATGTTTCACCATGACATGCGGCGCACCGGCTGCTACAGGGACGTGCCCGTGACTCGGGGCAGACTCGCCGGGCAGGTGCGCGATTCCGGTACAACCATGCCCATCTCGGGCGCTACGATCGAGGCGCATCTGGGCGGCGAACCCCAGGCCTCGACGGTCAGCGACTCAAACGGCATGTACATGATCCCCGGCTTACCTGCGGGCGAATATCTGTTGGTGGCCAGCAAGTACGGCTATGCAACCCAGACGAAGGCGAGCATCGTGGTCATCGCTGGCGAGACCACCATCGTCAACTTCGACCTGGAACTGGGTGCTTGGATCATAGGCCAGGTGCGCGAGCGCGACACCACGATCAACCTGGCGAACGCGACGGTGGCTGCCTACCTGGATGGGCAACTGATAGCGATGACGACCACCAGCGCCGGTGGTTATTACCACATCGAGACCGCCACGCCGAGCAGCGAGTATATCGTCTCCGCTGCCAAGTGGGGGTACGAGACACAGACCAAATGGCATATCAACGTCGTGCTCGGGCAACCCACTTACGTCAACTTCCGGCTGGCGAAAGCGCCAGTGCTCAAGGGCCAGGTGCGGAACCGCGTCACCGGTGAACCGGTCAGCGACGCTGAGGTAGTGGTGTATCGGGAGGGCTCCTATTGGCGCCGTGCGTACACCCAGCCACCCTATGGCATTTACGGGTTCTATCTCACCGAGTTAGACCTGGACCCCGGCACCTACAAGCTGGGCGCTTTGAAGTCGGGCTACGTAGCGCAGTATAAGTGGATCACGATCGTCGAGGGCGAGACCACCTACTGCAACTTCAACCTGGAGCCGGTAACATGGCTCAAAGGGCAGGTCCGGGATGGGGCGGCGCAGGGGCCGCTGCCCGGAGCCACCGTTGACGTATTCAAGGATGGTCTGCTGTGGAAGAGCACAAGCAGCGGATCGCACTGGGGGATATACGAGATATACCTGACCTCACACGACGGCCTGCCCGCCAATGACTGCATAGTGCGCGCCTCCAAGCAGGGGTATGTCAGGCAGTACAAGTGGGGCGTGGACATACCGCTCGGCGAGGCGACGTATGTCAACTTCAAC
- a CDS encoding TonB-dependent receptor produces FLGYDAVLAYRERLAAAVTGTLKYSFRRSRLDFQNPDSLMGDDANPFRTLINESAQHSAEFRVEADVSERSSLRLGYGRLWDRRERSGLAGAFDPDAGAIVHSPFSLRDTPGIDTAWVEAQTRVNDRLDLVVGEYWGDQTGASSVLLPKVVALYRPDRATWWSLVVNPIFRTDALELAPVEALADPRGLDFLDFTEGGAGRSYELRYQRQGSRSTTITTALAYQRVRGLLVDVEDPALSGLPTRVLIDRGDRWVADAGYEQWLTDAVTGRLWARWQTSTGRFPEAQVSDTEWPYTPEWQAGGRLDYIDASGLRVGLETVWVGRRFHDPQNVQRVDDYPLVNLRIQYQRNLHENYFVDLINLADREYESFAGFPQPGRTVVAGVEYRF; encoded by the coding sequence GTTTCCTGGGCTATGACGCGGTACTGGCGTACCGCGAACGGCTGGCCGCGGCGGTCACCGGCACCCTCAAGTACTCGTTCCGCCGCAGCCGGCTCGACTTCCAGAACCCTGATAGCCTCATGGGGGACGACGCCAATCCGTTCCGCACGCTGATCAACGAGAGTGCTCAGCACTCCGCCGAGTTTCGCGTCGAGGCGGATGTCAGCGAGCGATCGTCGCTGCGTCTCGGCTACGGCCGGTTGTGGGACCGGCGCGAGCGCAGCGGCCTGGCGGGGGCGTTCGATCCCGATGCCGGCGCGATCGTCCACAGTCCCTTCTCACTGCGCGATACCCCTGGAATCGACACCGCCTGGGTCGAGGCCCAGACGCGGGTGAACGACCGCCTCGATCTCGTCGTCGGCGAGTACTGGGGAGACCAGACCGGCGCGTCGAGCGTGCTGCTGCCGAAGGTGGTGGCGCTGTACCGCCCGGATCGTGCCACGTGGTGGTCATTGGTCGTGAATCCGATCTTCCGCACCGATGCATTGGAACTCGCTCCGGTCGAGGCGCTGGCCGACCCGCGGGGATTGGATTTCCTGGACTTCACCGAGGGCGGCGCGGGACGCTCCTACGAGCTGCGCTACCAGCGACAGGGGAGCCGTTCGACCACGATTACCACCGCGCTCGCCTATCAGCGCGTGCGGGGGCTGTTGGTTGACGTGGAGGACCCCGCGCTGAGCGGCCTCCCCACGCGGGTGTTGATAGACCGCGGTGATCGGTGGGTGGCGGACGCCGGCTACGAGCAGTGGCTGACCGACGCCGTGACGGGGCGCCTGTGGGCGCGATGGCAGACGAGCACCGGGCGGTTCCCGGAGGCACAGGTCAGCGACACCGAGTGGCCCTACACGCCTGAGTGGCAGGCCGGCGGGCGCCTGGACTACATTGACGCGAGTGGGTTGCGTGTCGGACTGGAGACAGTGTGGGTCGGCAGGCGTTTTCACGACCCGCAGAACGTGCAGCGCGTGGACGACTACCCGCTTGTCAACCTGCGCATTCAGTACCAGCGCAACTTGCACGAGAACTACTTCGTTGATCTCATCAATCTTGCCGACCGGGAATACGAATCCTTCGCCGGCTTCCCGCAGCCCGGCCGGACGGTAGTTGCCGGCGTCGAATACCGCTTCTAG
- a CDS encoding GAF domain-containing sensor histidine kinase — protein sequence MTNHIDAEVEDLRRAVSELERQIDAVRRIAIGLSTATEMDELIRDALHTTLASAQSEAGSILLYHPGKKKLVFKYVVGEKADELTGMELEPDQGLAGKVFQAGEASVSEDVGKESAHLREVGEKVGYHTTNMVTVPLRSSEIPPLGVMQVLNKRGGPFDEYDVKLIETIAAQVTVAIKTIRLHEEARLATVMRFIGDISHDVKNMVTPAMTGAETLQIIADDCFRRFDEHLGGAGNAEAETGQVAGALAELRRTYPEIIAMVLEGCDAVQQRMAEIAAAVKGIVSEPHFEPTDVVAIARRVGTMLTPQARKKDVGLTIESVRELPPAMVDGKQIYNALYNLIFNAIDACDEGDTIVLRFDGRPDGKFPEGDYLLIECADTGPGMPEHVKARLFTDEAISTKPMGTGLGTRIVKNVIDAHSGTIEVESELGVGTTIRCRVPAGCGR from the coding sequence ATGACCAACCATATAGATGCCGAAGTCGAGGATCTGCGTCGGGCCGTGTCGGAACTCGAACGCCAGATCGACGCAGTCCGGCGGATTGCCATAGGTCTCAGCACCGCAACCGAAATGGACGAGCTGATCCGTGACGCTCTGCACACCACTCTGGCCTCGGCGCAGTCGGAAGCTGGGTCCATATTGCTCTACCACCCCGGCAAGAAGAAACTCGTCTTCAAGTACGTCGTAGGTGAGAAGGCTGACGAATTGACGGGCATGGAGCTTGAGCCGGATCAGGGCCTCGCGGGAAAGGTCTTTCAGGCGGGCGAGGCCTCGGTGTCGGAAGACGTCGGCAAGGAGAGCGCTCACTTGCGCGAGGTGGGCGAGAAGGTCGGCTATCACACGACGAACATGGTGACCGTTCCGCTCAGATCGTCGGAGATCCCGCCCCTTGGGGTGATGCAGGTACTGAACAAGCGCGGTGGGCCGTTTGATGAGTACGACGTCAAGCTCATCGAGACCATCGCTGCTCAGGTCACCGTCGCCATCAAGACCATCCGCCTCCACGAGGAAGCCCGTCTGGCGACGGTGATGCGCTTCATCGGCGACATCAGCCACGACGTGAAGAACATGGTGACCCCAGCGATGACGGGCGCCGAAACGCTGCAAATCATCGCCGATGACTGTTTCCGAAGATTCGATGAGCACCTCGGCGGTGCGGGCAACGCCGAGGCGGAGACCGGGCAGGTCGCCGGCGCCCTGGCCGAACTCCGCCGGACATACCCGGAGATCATCGCGATGGTACTCGAGGGATGCGATGCGGTGCAGCAGCGCATGGCCGAGATCGCCGCTGCCGTCAAGGGCATAGTGTCCGAGCCGCACTTCGAGCCGACCGACGTCGTGGCAATCGCGCGACGAGTGGGCACCATGCTCACTCCCCAAGCGCGGAAGAAGGACGTCGGTCTGACCATCGAGTCGGTGCGCGAGCTGCCTCCTGCTATGGTAGACGGAAAGCAGATCTACAATGCGCTGTACAACCTGATTTTCAACGCCATTGACGCCTGTGACGAGGGCGATACGATTGTCTTGCGTTTCGATGGCCGGCCGGATGGGAAATTCCCTGAGGGAGACTACCTCCTCATCGAGTGCGCCGACACCGGTCCGGGCATGCCCGAACACGTCAAGGCCAGACTCTTCACCGACGAAGCAATTAGCACAAAGCCAATGGGAACGGGGCTGGGAACGCGGATTGTCAAGAACGTAATTGACGCCCACAGTGGAACAATTGAAGTGGAAAGCGAGCTGGGCGTCGGCACCACGATCCGCTGTCGTGTACCGGCTGGATGCGGCAGATAG
- a CDS encoding ferredoxin family protein has product MGVRCGHSPRDYVRHDQGIGRLPVTVASAANTLTYDPELCINCGMCSMVCPHGVFEAGEEVAQLVRHGACMECGACPLNCPTGAIAVDCGVGCAYALMREALAGKKDGDCGCGPGSPCCS; this is encoded by the coding sequence ATGGGTGTTCGGTGCGGGCATAGTCCTCGCGATTACGTCCGTCACGATCAGGGTATTGGGAGACTACCGGTGACTGTCGCGTCTGCTGCCAACACATTGACGTACGACCCCGAGCTGTGCATCAACTGTGGGATGTGCAGCATGGTCTGCCCGCACGGCGTATTCGAGGCGGGCGAAGAGGTGGCGCAACTCGTGCGCCACGGCGCCTGCATGGAGTGCGGCGCCTGCCCACTCAATTGCCCCACCGGCGCCATTGCAGTGGACTGCGGCGTCGGCTGTGCCTATGCGCTCATGCGAGAGGCGCTGGCCGGGAAGAAGGACGGCGACTGCGGGTGCGGCCCCGGTTCCCCTTGTTGCTCCTGA
- a CDS encoding response regulator codes for MARILVVDDDQNIVRAVQLALQTKGHEVVTAGSKEEGEAAAIANKPDLMVVDVMMPEGTEGFHLVWKMRQMEDEALKNVPIIMATGIHETTEMRFYPDQTDGTYEPGEFLPVQDWIDKPIKVEELLEKVGRLLTE; via the coding sequence ATGGCAAGGATCCTTGTAGTGGACGACGATCAGAACATCGTGCGGGCGGTTCAGCTCGCCCTGCAGACCAAAGGACATGAAGTCGTGACGGCCGGTTCGAAGGAAGAGGGCGAAGCAGCCGCGATCGCCAACAAGCCCGACCTCATGGTTGTGGACGTGATGATGCCCGAAGGAACCGAGGGGTTTCATCTGGTGTGGAAGATGCGCCAGATGGAAGATGAGGCCCTGAAGAACGTGCCGATCATCATGGCGACCGGCATCCACGAAACGACCGAGATGCGCTTCTACCCCGACCAGACCGACGGCACGTACGAGCCCGGCGAGTTCCTGCCGGTGCAGGACTGGATTGACAAGCCGATCAAGGTGGAGGAGCTGCTCGAAAAAGTCGGCAGACTTCTAACCGAGTAG
- a CDS encoding sugar phosphate isomerase/epimerase, whose amino-acid sequence MREIVIPTFYSLSQPIPELLAQLAQAGVRLIELHGDAPDGHIDLTDETAVDALAQVIQTLPLDVHSVHSPFSQPSEDAWDISQPDPGKLAAALRGRRKIIRSAARLGARHVIVHVGVRERGEDRLARSRASLAELVELARETSVKIAVENLPPDHLGGSLAEVKWVLDGLDPEVVGFCLDTGHAMLGEDPLADYIRALGDRMLGIHWHANNCEDDAHLFPGVGETEWDGFFAALDEVGYDLPVTVEAVPPDTASLEEALTAVRTALQEKRAPELPCAAPHELRESGASSALP is encoded by the coding sequence ATGAGAGAAATCGTCATACCCACCTTCTACTCCCTTTCCCAGCCCATACCGGAACTGCTGGCACAGTTGGCGCAGGCCGGCGTGCGACTGATCGAGCTGCACGGCGATGCGCCGGATGGACACATTGATCTAACCGATGAGACCGCTGTAGACGCCCTGGCGCAGGTCATCCAGACGCTCCCTCTCGACGTGCATTCCGTTCACAGTCCGTTCTCCCAGCCGAGCGAAGACGCCTGGGACATCTCACAACCGGATCCGGGCAAGCTGGCGGCGGCGCTGCGCGGCCGCAGGAAGATTATCAGGTCGGCGGCGAGGCTCGGCGCGCGCCACGTCATCGTTCACGTCGGCGTGCGGGAGCGCGGTGAGGACCGGCTGGCCCGCAGCCGCGCGAGCCTAGCGGAGTTGGTCGAGCTCGCGCGAGAGACGAGCGTCAAGATCGCCGTTGAGAATCTGCCGCCCGATCACCTCGGCGGGTCATTGGCGGAGGTCAAGTGGGTGCTCGACGGCCTCGATCCGGAAGTGGTCGGCTTCTGCCTGGACACGGGCCACGCGATGCTGGGTGAAGATCCCTTGGCTGATTACATCCGCGCCCTGGGCGACCGCATGCTAGGCATTCACTGGCACGCCAACAACTGCGAGGATGACGCACATCTGTTCCCGGGCGTCGGCGAGACCGAGTGGGATGGCTTCTTTGCGGCGCTCGACGAAGTCGGTTACGACCTGCCGGTGACGGTGGAAGCCGTTCCCCCCGATACCGCGTCGCTGGAGGAAGCGCTGACGGCGGTCCGCACCGCCTTGCAGGAGAAACGCGCGCCCGAGCTTCCCTGTGCCGCTCCACACGAGTTGCGTGAGAGCGGCGCGTCAAGCGCGTTGCCCTGA